A genomic segment from Oncorhynchus clarkii lewisi isolate Uvic-CL-2024 chromosome 14, UVic_Ocla_1.0, whole genome shotgun sequence encodes:
- the LOC139366339 gene encoding AP-1 complex-associated regulatory protein-like isoform X2, translated as MGNCWAYCSGIFRREANIIQRGGGSKYFRSSTTGEHYTIEFENLVESDEAESPQSCPRPISEDEIIHLKEHRYTAISDQQNLIDDKLQAELLAQEEKLRLEEEARNAAQREAARLARERKLKELAQRKKSKAEVQGGAAHPRKHGSGEDFDVYLQHVKVMSEAFRSSRLSSETNVITPNTESSWDFNSKTRSTNDDGTSLDLEWEDEEGMNQVVPAWERSKTEEDILRAALRPGKKQTTSGTASASEDSNALEWENDFVSAHGEDYAEENAEDSEYECFVNPVMDMHTPSEETPPVEITAPETEKR; from the exons ATGGGAAACTGTTGGGCTTATTGTTCTGGAATCTTCAGAAGAGAAGCAAACATTATACAACGAGGAGGCGG GTCCAAATACTTTAGAAGCAGTACAACTGGGGAACATTACACAATAGAG TTTGAAAACCTTGTTGAGAGTGATGAG GCAGAGAGCCCACAAAGCTGTCCCAG GCCTATCAGTGAAGATGAGATCATCCACCTCAAAGAGCACCGGTATACTGCAATTTCGGATCAGCAGAACTTGATAGACGATAAGTTGCAAGCAGAG TTATTAGCACAAGAGGAGAAGTTAAGGCTAGAAGAGGAGGCTAGAAATGCTGCCCAGCGTGAGGCTGCCAGGCTGGCACGCGAGCGAAAGCTAAAGGAG CTTGCACAACGGAAAAAAAGCAAGGCAGAAGTCCAAGGTGGCGCAGCCCATCCAAGAAA GCATGGCTCAGGTGAAGACTTTGATGTCTACCTACAGCATGTGAAAGTCATGTCAGAAGCCTTCAGGAGCAGCA GGCTGTCCTCTGAGACTAATGTGATCACTCCCAACACGGAGAGCAGCTGGGACTTCAACAGCAAGACCCGCTCCACCAACGATGACGGAACCTCACTGGACCTGGAGTGGGAGGACGAGGAAG GGATGAACCAGGTGGTCCCAGCGTGGGAGAGGTCTAAAACCGAGGAGGACATACTCCGAGCGGCACTCCGGCCGGGCAAGAAGCAGACGACCAGCGGTACGGCCTCCGCCTCTGAGGACTCCAACGCCCTGGAGTGGGAGAACGACTTTGTAAGCGCTCACGGCGAGGATTATGCTGAGGAGAATGCAGAGGACTCTGAATATGAGTGCTTTGTCAACCCCGTCATGGATATGCACACCCCATCTGAGGAAACCCCACCGGTAGAGATAACTGCACCGGAGACTGAGAAGAGATAG
- the LOC139366339 gene encoding AP-1 complex-associated regulatory protein-like isoform X1 — protein sequence MGNCWAYCSGIFRREANIIQRGGGSKYFRSSTTGEHYTIEFENLVESDEAESPQSCPRPISEDEIIHLKEHRYTAISDQQNLIDDKLQAELLAQEEKLRLEEEARNAAQREAARLARERKLKEQQLAQRKKSKAEVQGGAAHPRKHGSGEDFDVYLQHVKVMSEAFRSSRLSSETNVITPNTESSWDFNSKTRSTNDDGTSLDLEWEDEEGMNQVVPAWERSKTEEDILRAALRPGKKQTTSGTASASEDSNALEWENDFVSAHGEDYAEENAEDSEYECFVNPVMDMHTPSEETPPVEITAPETEKR from the exons ATGGGAAACTGTTGGGCTTATTGTTCTGGAATCTTCAGAAGAGAAGCAAACATTATACAACGAGGAGGCGG GTCCAAATACTTTAGAAGCAGTACAACTGGGGAACATTACACAATAGAG TTTGAAAACCTTGTTGAGAGTGATGAG GCAGAGAGCCCACAAAGCTGTCCCAG GCCTATCAGTGAAGATGAGATCATCCACCTCAAAGAGCACCGGTATACTGCAATTTCGGATCAGCAGAACTTGATAGACGATAAGTTGCAAGCAGAG TTATTAGCACAAGAGGAGAAGTTAAGGCTAGAAGAGGAGGCTAGAAATGCTGCCCAGCGTGAGGCTGCCAGGCTGGCACGCGAGCGAAAGCTAAAGGAG CAACAGCTTGCACAACGGAAAAAAAGCAAGGCAGAAGTCCAAGGTGGCGCAGCCCATCCAAGAAA GCATGGCTCAGGTGAAGACTTTGATGTCTACCTACAGCATGTGAAAGTCATGTCAGAAGCCTTCAGGAGCAGCA GGCTGTCCTCTGAGACTAATGTGATCACTCCCAACACGGAGAGCAGCTGGGACTTCAACAGCAAGACCCGCTCCACCAACGATGACGGAACCTCACTGGACCTGGAGTGGGAGGACGAGGAAG GGATGAACCAGGTGGTCCCAGCGTGGGAGAGGTCTAAAACCGAGGAGGACATACTCCGAGCGGCACTCCGGCCGGGCAAGAAGCAGACGACCAGCGGTACGGCCTCCGCCTCTGAGGACTCCAACGCCCTGGAGTGGGAGAACGACTTTGTAAGCGCTCACGGCGAGGATTATGCTGAGGAGAATGCAGAGGACTCTGAATATGAGTGCTTTGTCAACCCCGTCATGGATATGCACACCCCATCTGAGGAAACCCCACCGGTAGAGATAACTGCACCGGAGACTGAGAAGAGATAG